CGATGCTTCCGACTTCAAGGTCTATATCTTCCCGCTACTATTCTTCAAGCGGATCTCCGATGTCTACGATGAAGAGTATCGACTTGCACTTGAGGAGTCCGGCGGTGATGTCGAATACGCTTCTCTTCCCGAAATGCATCGTTTCGAGATCCCAGAGAGGTGTCACTGGAAAGATGTGCGGGAGCAAACCGTCAACGTCGGTCAGGCGATTGAGCACGCATTGCGTGGCATTGAGCAGGCCAATCAGGAATATCTCTACGGAATCTTCGGTGACGCGCAGTGGAGCAACAAGAACAAACTCTCGGATCGGTTACTGATCGATCTGATTGAACACTTCTCGCAATACACGCTGGGTAACGAGAATGTCGACCCCGATATGCTTGGGAACGCCTACGAGTACCTCATCAAGCATTTCGCCGACTTGACCAATAAGAAGGCGGGTGAGTTCTACACACCGCGCTCGGTCGTTCACCTGCTCGGCCTGATTCTCGATCCGCATGAAGGTGAAACGATTTATGACCCGGCGTGCGGCACCGGCGGCATGCTGCTGGAGAGTGTCGACCACCTCAAGGACAACAAAGAGGACTACCGGACGCTCAAGCTGTTCGGCCAGGAGAAGAACCTGACCTCCAGCGCCATTGCCAGGATGAATATGTTCCTCCATGGCATCGAGGACTTTCAGATTGTTCGTGGCGATACCCTGCGCGACCCGGCCTTCTTTGAAGCGGACGGTCTGAAGACCTTCGATTGTGTCATTGCCAATCCGCCGTTCTCACTGAAAAACTGGGGAGCAGGTCACTGGGCGAATGATCCCTATGGTCGGAACATTGCCGGTGTGCCTCCCCAGGGGAATGGCGACATGGCCTGGGTGCAACACATGGTTAAGTCGATGAACAGTACGGGCCGGATGGCGGTCGTTTTGCCGCACGGAGCGCTGTTCCGC
The DNA window shown above is from Desulfuromonas sp. and carries:
- a CDS encoding DNA methylase, which produces MSSKKLTLSQLEQYLSKAAWILKGPVDASDFKVYIFPLLFFKRISDVYDEEYRLALEESGGDVEYASLPEMHRFEIPERCHWKDVREQTVNVGQAIEHALRGIEQANQEYLYGIFGDAQWSNKNKLSDRLLIDLIEHFSQYTLGNENVDPDMLGNAYEYLIKHFADLTNKKAGEFYTPRSVVHLLGLILDPHEGETIYDPACGTGGMLLESVDHLKDNKEDYRTLKLFGQEKNLTSSAIARMNMFLHGIEDFQIVRGDTLRDPAFFEADGLKTFDCVIANPPFSLKNWGAGHWANDPYGRNIAGVPPQGNGDMAWVQHMVKSMNSTGRMAVVLPHGALFRKGAEGKIRQALLEMDLLEAVIGLGPNVFYGTQLAACVMVFKQNKEPEKKQKVLFIDASEQIRVGRAQNYLEPEHVQQIFTWYRNYADVENYVKVASRDDLKENDFNLNIPLYVEKIIEDDLPSVEDAMADLKRAWQESLAAEEKFKKVLERFM